One genomic window of Haemorhous mexicanus isolate bHaeMex1 chromosome 17, bHaeMex1.pri, whole genome shotgun sequence includes the following:
- the PMS2 gene encoding mismatch repair endonuclease PMS2, producing MEAAAPCPQPAGAIRPIDRGSVHRICSGQVVLNLGTAVKELVENSLDAGATNIDIKLKDHGAELIEVSDNGGGVEEENFEGLTLKHYTSKIQDFSDLIHVETFGFRGEALSSLCALSDVTIFTCHKSAKVGTRLVFDHNGRITQRTPFPRQQGTTVSIQQLFYTLPVRHKEFQRNIKKEYAKMVQLLQAYCIVSKGVRINCTNQIGQGKKSCVISTAGSPSLKENIGAVFGQKQLQSLIPFVQLPPSEAVCEEYGLNPADMPQNLYSVSGFISRCDHGVGRSTTDRQFFFINQRPCDPAKVVKIVNEVYHLHNKHQYPFVVLNIGVDSECVDINVTPDKRQILLQEEKFLLAILKTSLMEMFGSDVNKLNVNQKLLDITGNLKKTLPEEAERPQADMLSDSETENPSGEGKRIMTLARLRKSFSLHQATESNFQSSKKVKQQHSSPRQRLLDTTGSTVKIQKAVLTKKAESCHKLDSKVSIPRRHLIKLEDASDSGFCSISESDAGCSTPEVGSCINSESAINSEEEFCGTEEQMQEECLETAGCSKKSLDCDVQVLGTEPKPDLVNDWTDQNKFSQEANSCSPRVKRFKSRKFRSEADDSKAGKYPEEKNTSVDVLVEVQKKIVPLEFSMKALAEKVKKVIQQQQKNTETENYRRFKAKISPGDNKVAEDELRKEISKEMFAKMEIIGQFNLGFIIAKLNSDLFIIDQHATDEKYNFEMLQQHTVLQGQKLIVPQNLNLTAVNETVLIENLEIFRKNGFDFVINENAPVTQRVKLVSLPTSKNWTFGPQDIDELIFMLSDCPGVMCRPSRVRQMFASRACRKSVMIGTALNVQEMRKLITHMGEIEHPWNCPHGRPTMRHIVSLDLISPQ from the exons ATATAAAACTTAAAGATCATGGGGCAGAACTGATAGAAGTTTCAGATAATGGAGGTGGAGTGGAAGAGGAAAACTTCGAAGGCTTGA CTCTGAAACATTACACATCAAAGATACAAGATTTTTCTGATCTAATACATGTTGAAACATTTGGGTTTCGAGGTGAAGCTTTGAGTTCACTGTGTGCATTAAG TGATGTTACCATTTTCACCTGTCATAAGTCAGCAAAGGTTGGGACTCGTTTGGTGTTTGATCACAATGGCAGAATTACTCAGAGGACTCCTTTTCCCCGGCAGCAGGGAACCACTGTCAGCATCCAGCAGTTGTTTTATACCTTACCAGTGCGGCATAAAGAGTTCCAAAGAAACATCAAAAAG GAATATGCAAAAATGGTCCAGCTGTTGCAAGCCTACTGTATTGTTTCCAAAGGAGTGCGGATTAACTGCACAAATCAAATtggccaggggaaaaaaagctgtgtgATATCCACTGCTGGAAGTCCCAGTTTAAAGGAGAACATTGGAGCAGTGTTTGGACAAAAACAG ttgcaGAGCCTTATTCCTTTTGTTCAGCTTCCTCCTAGTGAAGCTGTTTGTGAAGAATATGGACTCAACCCTGCTGACATGCCTCAAAACCTTTATAG TGTTAGTGGCTTCATTTCCCGTTGCGATCACGGTGTTGGAAGGAGCACCACAGACAGACAGTTCTTCTTTATCAACCAACGGCCCTGCGATCCTGCCAAG GTTGTCAAGATTGTGAATGAGGTTTATCACTTACACAATAAACACCAGTATCCATTTGTTGTCCTTAACATTGGGGTAGATTCTG agtgtgTTGACATCAATGTAACTCCTGACAAAAGGCAAATTTTGCTTCAGGAGGAAAAGTTTTTATTAGCAATTCTAAAGACTTCTCTGATGGAGATGTTTGGTAGTGATGTTAACAAACTGAATGTCAATCAGAAACTTCTGGACATTACAG GTAACTTGAAGAAGACACTTCCAGAAGAGGCAGAAAGGCCTCAGGCAGACATGCTGTCTGACTCTGAGACTGAAAATCCGAGTGGTGAAGGTAAAAGAATAATGACTCTTGCCAGATTAAGGAAGTCATTCTCTCTCCATCAAGCAacagaaagtaattttcaaagCTCTAAAAAGGTAAAACAGCAGCACAGTTCCCCTAGACAAAGGTTACTTGATACCACTGGGAGTACTGTAAAGATTCAAAAGGCTGTCTTGACTAAGAAGGCTGAAAGTTGTCATAAGTTGGACTCAAAGGTGTCAATTCCAAGGAGACACTTGATAAAATTAGAAGATGCTTCAGATTCTGGATTCTGTAGTATTTCTGAGTCAGATGCTGGATGTAGTACACCAGAAGTTGGAAGCTGCATCAATAGTGAAAGTGCAATTAATTCTGAGGAAGAATTCTGTGGCACAGAAGAACAGATGCAGGAGGAATGTCTCGAAACTGCTGGATGCAGTAAGAAGTCACTGGACTGTGATGTTCAGGTCTTGGGCACTGAACCCAAGCCAGATCTAGTGAATGACTGGACTGATCAGAACAAGTTTTCTCAAGAAGCAAATAGTTGTTCCCCAAGAGTAAAAcgttttaaaagcagaaagtttAGAAGTGAGGCAGATGATTCCAAGGCAGGTAAATATCCTGAAGAAAAGAACACTAGTGTTGATGTACTGGTGGAAGTTCAAAAGAAAATTGTGCCTCTTGAATTCTCTATGAAGGCTTTggcagaaaaagtaaaaaaggtaATAcagcaacaacagaaaaatacagaaactgaaaattacagaagatttaaagcaaaaattagtCCTGGGGACAATAAAGTAGCAGAAGATGAATTAAGGAAAGAGATCAG TAAAGAAATGTTTGCAAAAATGGAAATCATTGGCCAGTTCAATTTAGGGTTTATAATAGCAAAGTTGAATTCTGATCTTTTCATAATTGACCAACATGCTACTGATGAGAAATACAACTTTGAGATGTTGCAACAACACACTGTTCTCCAAGGTCAGAAGCTGATAGT gcCTCAAAATCTCAATTTAACAGCAGTAAATGAAACTGTATTGATTGAAAacctggaaatattcagaaaaaatggCTTTGATTTTGTCATAAATGAAAATG CTCCTGTAACTCAAAGAGTTAAACTGGTATCATTGCCAACAAGCAAAAACTGGACTTTTGGGCCACAAGACATAGATGAGCTGATTTTCATGTTGAGTGACTGCCCTGGAGTGATGTGCAGGCCCTCCAGGGTCAGACAGATGTTTGCTTCTCGAGCTTGCAGGAAGTCT GTGATGATTGGAACTGCACTGAATGTGCAGGAAATGAGAAAACTGATCACCCATATGGGTGAGATTGAGCATCCCTGGAACTGCCCCCATGGAAGGCCTACTATGAGACACATAGTCAGTTTGGACTTGATTTCACCACAATAA
- the LOC132335176 gene encoding radial spoke head 10 homolog B-like: MIKGKKKDVRKKDAKKDGKKSAVEKSEESLETPTESSLTTLGDLRSDSLSEETLAVPEAPDKEPEVEEPPVPPVTPFYEEPVLAQVIIKSYEGEQVKEFYEGEGFICFAGGNTYKGLFSEGRMNGEGTYTWADGVKYEGTFVKNVPTHNGRYTWNDGSVYEGSIQDGLRHGYGVFRSGTHPISYIGYWCNGKRHGKGTIYYDQEQTSWYAGDWVNNVREGWGFRRYRSGNTYFGQWKKNLRHGHGKMIWLTDNQEYEGEWECGLQHGSGIHSWLLKRMETSKYSLWNEYSGDFVKGERHGHGTFLYSDGTVYSGEWVHNKKHGKGIFVFKNGLSFEGEFINDRHVESPARQGSAVKAKDQRATSPGRHFGTKRTRIINASGEIFVLGSDIDLDLSSLLASFPREDRETESQQVQLAVLRHISKLRKAYYFYSTLGCATSDSTCSLTMLQFWRFLKDCNFHLSSVTLAEIDRLLRGHQSPEDIHDPSDILLFRTFVSYLVHLAFHIYHEKYKDEVPHLEKCFSEMMSRNVLPSACLVQGILYSSEEFSAFAMSYLEKCWEIYGDFCSPCPRPPFDSTVKLRQFLWMLNDFKLLSEQLTAPRVLGIFVKVGASVPGIHGVNLELEMVFLEFFEALLECALVYVTEDMILKKEAQDNEKRSSFEIKELSKKTSAASLTEHSAPQPPRPYEDTDPAQSSLLETLLSFPITPGESKDDVSLPNKDVKEEQDSCPEKELIDEAKEDKDEQKALFRFWMCQVEVFLTTKLFPAFEREIVLRDKIKEQKPQDAELAELRKIQAEELERLIAEKEEEEEARRQEAAALKESVRLRERASSSWEKLLSWRSLQLKKEASKRESSPTKRGSQGSEPKEEEAEKAAPTGTKATADKKKKK; encoded by the exons ATGATAAAAGGCAAGAAGAAAGatgtcaggaagaaagatgCTAAGAAAGATGGTAAGAAGTCAGCTGTTGAGAAGTCAGAAGAATCTCTAGAAACCCCAACTGAAAGTAGCTTAACAACGCTGGGAGATTTGCGGAGTGACTCACTGAGTGAAGAAACTCTGGCAGTTCCAGAGGCACCAGATAAAGAACCAGAGGTAGAGGAACCACCAGTCCCTCCTGTTACCCCATTCTATGAAGAGCCTGTTCTTGCTCAAGTGATTATAAAAAG cTATGAAGGTGAACAAGTTAAGGAATTCTATGAGGGTGAAGGATTTATATGTTTTGCGGGAGGAAATACATACAAG GGTCTGTTTTCTGAAGGGCGTATGAATGGAGAAGGGACTTACACGTGGGCTGATGGAGTAAAGTATGAG GGAACATTTGTTAAGAATGTGCCAACGCATAATGGCCGTTATACCTGGAATGATGGCAGTGTTTATGAAGGATCAATCCAAGATGGACTTAGGCATGGATATGGAGTTTTCAGGAGTGGTACTCATCCAATTTCTTACATTGGTTATTGGTGCAATGGCAAAAGACATGGAAAG GGTACAATTTATTATGATCAGGAACAGACCTCCTGGTATGCAGGTGATTGGGTAAACAATGTCAGAGAAGGATGGGGATTCAGACG CTACAGATCTGGAAATACGTATTTTGGTCAGTGGAAGAAAAATCTACGACATGGACATGGAAAAATGATATGGCTGACAGATAATCAAGAGTATGAAGGAGAGTGGGAGTGTGGCTTGCAG cacGGTTCTGGCATTCACTCATGGCTTTTGAAGAGAATGGAAACATCTAAGTATTCTCTATGGAATGAATATTCAGGGGATTTTGTAAAAGGGGAGCGCCATGGACATGGGACATTTCTTTATTCTGATGGAACAGTGTACAGTGGAGAATGGGTGCATAATAAGAAGCATGGCAAG GGCATCTTTGTCTTCAAGAATGGTCTTAGTTTTGAAGGAGAGTTCATAAATGATCGTCACGTGGAAAGTCCTGCTCGTCAAGGGTCTGCTGTGAAAGCCAAGGACCAGAGAGCCACTAGCCCAGGAAGGCATTTTGGCACTA AAAGGACCAGAATCATTAATGCCTCAGGAGAGATTTTTGTTCTGGGATCAGATATTGATCTGGATTTATCATCACTGCTTGCCTCGTTCCCAAGGGAAGACAGAGAGACCGAATCGCAACAA GTACAATTGGCTGTGTTGAGGCATATTTCAAAATTGAGAAAAGCCTACTACTTCTACAGTACCTTAGGCTGTGCTACTTCTGACAGCACTTGCAGCCTGACTATGCTGCAGTTTTGGAGGTTTCTGAAGGACTGCAATTTTCATCTCTCCTCCGTAACTCTCGCTGAAATAGATCGACTGTTGAGAG gtCATCAATCACCTGAGGACATACATGATCCAAGTGATATATTACTGTTCAGAACATTTGTATCCTACCTTGTTCACCTGGCATTTCATATCTATCATGAAAAGTACAA AGATGAAGTTCCTCATCTGGAGAAGTGTTTCTCAGAAATGATGTCCAGGAATGTTCTGCCCTCTGCCTGTTTAGTCCAAG GTATCTTATATTCAAGTGAAGAATTCTCAGCTTTTGCCATGAGCTACCTTGAGAAATGCTGGGAAATATATGGAGATTTTTGTAGCCCATGTCCCAGACCTCCATTTGACtccacagtgaagctgaggcaATTCCTCTGGATGTTGAAT GATTTTAAACTTCTCAGTGAACAATTAACTGCTCCAAGAGTTCTGGGAATATTTGTCAAAGTTGGTGCCTCCGTACCTGGCATCCATGGTGTCAACCTGGAGCTGGAG ATggtttttctggaattttttgaagctcttcttgaATGTGCCTTGGTGTATGTTACTGAGGATATGATCCTGAAGAAAGAAGCTCAAGATAATGAGAAAAGAAGTAGCTTTGAAATCAAGGAGCTCTCCAAGAAAACCTCAGCTGCCTCTCTCACGGAACATTCTGCACCCCAG CCACCAAGACCTTATGAAGACACAGATCCTGCTCAATCTTCTCTACTGG AAACTCTTCTCTCATTTCCCATAACTCCTGGAGAAAGCAAAGATGATGTGTCATTGCCCAACAAGGATGTAAAAGAAGAACAAGATTCCTGTCCAGAAAAGGAATTGATAG ATGAAGCAAAAGAAGATAAAGATGAACAAAAGGCGCTGTTTCGTTTCTGGATGTGTCAGGTGGAAGTCTTTCTCACAACTAAGTTGTTCCCTGCTTTTGAGCGTGAAATAGTGCTGAGagataaaataaaagaacaaaaaccccAGGATGCTGAATTAGCTGAGCTGAGAAAGATCcaggctgaggagctggaaAG ACTTATtgctgaaaaagaagaagaagaagaggcaAGAAGGCAAGAAGCAGCTGCATTAAAGGAGAGTGTCAGGCTCAGGGAACGAGCCTCATCATCTTGGGAGAAACTCCTCTCCTGGAGAAGTCTCCAGCTGAAAAAAGAGGCCTCCAAGAGAGAATCCTCGCCAACAAAAAGAGGCTCACAAGGCAGCGAGCCTaaggaggaagaggcagagaaGGCAGCACCCACAGGTACCAAGGCAACtgctgacaaaaagaaaaagaaataa
- the CCZ1 gene encoding vacuolar fusion protein CCZ1 homolog, translated as MAAAGAAGQEKQLAPTLLSFFIYNPKLGPKEGEEEKKILFYHPNEVEKNEKIRNVGLCEAIVQFTRTFSPTKPAKSLHTQKNRQFFHEPEENFWMVMVVRNPIIEKHKDGKPVYEYQEEELLDKVYSSVLQQCYSMYKLFNGTFLRAMEDGGVKVLKERLEKFFHRYLQTLHLQSCDLLDVFCGISFFPLDKMTYLKIQSFINRMEESLNIVKYTAFLYNDQLIWSGLEQDDMRILYKYLTTSLFPRHMEPELAGRDSPIRAEMPGNLQHYGRFLTGPLNLNDPETKCRFPKIFVNTDDTYEELHLIVYKAMSAAVCFMIDASIPPTLEFCRKLDSIVGPQLTVLASDICEQYNINKRISGAEKEPQFKFIYFNHMNLAEKSTIHMRKTPSVSLASVHPDLMKILGDINSDFSRVDEDEEIIVKAMSDYWVVGKKSDQRELYVILNQKNVNLIEVNEEVKKLCATQFNNIFFLD; from the exons atggcggcggcgggagcggccggcCAGGAGAAGCAGCTCGCTCCGACCCTTCTCAGTTTCTTCATCTACAACCCCAAGCTGGGGCCCAAAGAGGGAGAG gaagaaaagaagattcTCTTCTATCACCCAAATGAagtagaaaagaatgaaaaaattagaaatgtgGGGCTGTGTGAAGCTATAGTGCAGTTCACGAG gaCCTTTAGCCCAACAAAACCTGCAAAATCCTTACATACACAGAAGAATAGACAGTTTTTCCATGAACCTGAAGAAAATTTCTGGATGGTCATG GTTGTAAGGAATCCCATCatagaaaaacacaaagatgGAAAGCCAGTCTATGAATATCAGGAAGAAGAATTGCTG GACAAGGTTTATAGTTCAGTCCTCCAGCAGTGCTACAGCATGTACAAG CTTTTCAATGGCACATTCCTGAGAGCCATGGAAGATGGGGGTGTGAAAGTGCTAAAGGAGAGACTAGAGAAATTCTTTCATCGG TACTTGCAGACACTGCACTTACAGTCTTGTGATCTGCTGGATGTGTTTTGTGGAATCAGCTTCTTTCCACTGGATAAAATGACTTACTTGAAAATTCAGTCATTTATTAACAGGATGGAAGAAAGCCTAAATATAGTAAAGTACACTGCATTTCTCTACAATGACCAGCTTATCTG GAGTGGACTGGAGCAAGATGACATGAGAATTTTGTACAAATATCTCACGACATCTCTGTTTCCAAGGCACATGGAGCCTGAg ttaGCGGGAAGAGATTCACCAATACGGGCTGAAATGCCAGGAAATCTCCAACACTATGGAAG GTTTCTTACTGGACCTTTAAATCTTAATGATCCAGAAACAAAATGCCGTTTCCCCAAAATATTTGTTAACACTGATGACACTTACGAAGAGCTTCACTTAATTGTTTATAAG gCAATGAGTGCAGCTGTCTGCTTTATGATTGATG cttcaATTCCACCCACGCTGGAGTTTTGCAGAAAACTGGACAGCATTGTTGGGCCTCAGCTCACGGTGTTGGCATCAGACATATGTGAACAATACAACATCAACAAGAGAATATCAGG GGCTGAGAAGGAACCTCAATTTAAGTTTATCTATTTCAATCACATGAACCTGGCAGAGAAAAGTACCATTCACATGAGGAAAACACCCAGCGTATCACTTGCATCTGTTCACCCTGACCTCATGAAGATTCTCGGTGACATCAACAGTGACTTCTCTAG AGTTGATGAAGATGAGGAAATTATTGTGAAGGCAATGAGTGATTACTGGGTAGTTGGGAAAAAGTCTGACCAGCGAGAACTATATGTTATTTTGAATcaaaaaaatgtaaatctgATTGAAGTTAATG aagaaGTGAAGAAACTTTGTGCAACACAgtttaataatattttcttcttggaTTGA
- the LOC132335277 gene encoding parvalbumin, thymic CPV3, translating into MSLTDILSPSDIAAALRDCQAPDSFSPKKFFQISGMSKKSSSQLKEIFRILDNDQSGFIEEDELKYFLQRFECGARVLTTSETKTFLAAADHDGDGKIGAEEFQEMVQA; encoded by the exons ATGAGCCTCACAGACATTCTAAGCCCTTCTGACATCGCTGCTGCTCTGCGGGACTGCCAAG ctccAGATTCCTTTAGTCCCAAAAAATTCTTTCAGATCAGTGGGATGTCTAAAAAGAGTAGCAGCCAGCTCAAGGAGATCTTCCGGATTCTCGACAATGATCAAAGTGGCTTTATTGAGGAAGATGAGCTCAA GTATTTCCTTCAGAGGTTTGAGTGTGGAGCCAGAGTGTTAACCACCTCAGAAACCAAGACCTTCTTGGCAGCTGCAGATCATGATGGGGATGGTAAAATCGGGGCTGAAG aattccaggaaatGGTGCAGGCTTAG